Proteins encoded together in one Terriglobia bacterium window:
- a CDS encoding glycosyltransferase family 1 protein: MATIALDATYTVGEQPSGVAVYCRRLIESLAEIECEHHYLLCYRLSRFKSRREFLHPGSCPGSQGPRFSVRYYQNPWTFWLPWRTDLFHSLVQRPPAFRFKNEIVTVIDLFPLTGKDYSTSDFQQKFSALLLEAVERAVRIITPSQYTMDQLLRHAGVPREKLRLIPFGVDAPAESLSQERRLAEREQLVGKGNEMVLTVGVIQTRKNTLNALKALRYLPERYRLVIAGGNGHGSEAIHAFIRTEGLSSRVVLMGYVPAEQLAVLYDVASAFLFPSFEEGFGLPVLEAMAHGLPVVASKTSSLPEVGGDAALYIDPHDPNDIAEKVASAVEDEGQRRLMIERGRARARVFTWRRTAEANLQAYNEVLAL; this comes from the coding sequence ATGGCAACAATTGCTCTTGATGCGACTTATACAGTGGGCGAGCAGCCTTCCGGCGTGGCTGTCTACTGCAGAAGGTTGATTGAATCGCTTGCCGAAATTGAATGCGAGCATCATTACCTGCTCTGCTACCGGCTTTCGAGGTTTAAGTCGCGACGAGAATTCCTCCACCCGGGTTCCTGCCCAGGCTCGCAGGGGCCGCGTTTTTCGGTTCGCTACTATCAAAACCCCTGGACATTCTGGTTGCCCTGGCGGACGGATCTGTTCCACAGCCTGGTGCAGCGGCCGCCCGCGTTCCGGTTCAAGAATGAGATTGTTACCGTCATTGACCTGTTTCCTCTTACCGGCAAGGACTACTCGACTTCGGATTTCCAACAGAAATTCTCAGCCTTGCTGCTGGAAGCAGTGGAGCGGGCCGTCCGCATCATTACGCCCTCACAATACACAATGGACCAATTGCTGAGGCACGCGGGGGTGCCACGAGAGAAGCTCCGGTTGATTCCTTTTGGAGTTGATGCGCCCGCCGAATCCCTCAGCCAGGAGCGCCGTCTAGCGGAACGCGAGCAGCTTGTGGGAAAAGGCAATGAGATGGTTCTTACCGTAGGCGTGATCCAAACAAGAAAGAACACTTTGAATGCTCTTAAGGCGCTCCGCTACCTGCCAGAGCGATACCGCCTTGTGATCGCGGGCGGGAACGGCCATGGCAGTGAAGCAATCCATGCTTTTATACGGACCGAAGGCCTCAGCTCACGTGTGGTGTTGATGGGTTACGTCCCAGCGGAGCAACTCGCCGTGCTGTACGACGTCGCAAGTGCGTTCCTCTTCCCGTCGTTCGAAGAAGGCTTCGGCCTTCCGGTACTTGAAGCCATGGCCCACGGACTTCCGGTGGTGGCTTCAAAAACATCATCATTGCCGGAAGTCGGAGGTGACGCGGCCCTTTACATCGACCCGCACGACCCCAATGACATCGCCGAGAAAGTCGCCAGCGCCGTCGAGGATGAGGGCCAACGGAGGCTGATGATTGAGCGTGGCAGAGCTCGCGCGCGTGTATTCACCTGGCGCCGTACCGCGGAAGCCAATCTACAAGCCTATAATGAGGTTTTGGCGCTGTAA
- a CDS encoding GDP-mannose 4,6-dehydratase produces MKKALITGISGQDGSYLAEYLLGLDYEVWGLIRREPATLRWLQPVVHRIEFVYGDMRDAESLAVAFQKAWPDELYNLAGQVFVPTSWECPAETMDINAGGLARLLQVVERQKPDTRVYQASTSEMFGNADGSRSEQTPLQPLSPYGISKMAAHRMAEVYRNRGLYVASGILFNHESPRRGPEMVTRKITRAAARWAMGDRTKLRLGNLHSRRDWGFAGDYVKAMHAMLQNGSAKDYVVGTGISHSVEEFLRQVLVELHRMTGGSVLPSIEDWVEIDSHLLRTGEIHDLRADATLACKELGWKPTVDFPRLVRMMLEADLSSASEAIGSPSEA; encoded by the coding sequence ATGAAGAAGGCACTGATCACGGGAATATCGGGGCAGGACGGTAGTTACCTTGCCGAATACCTGCTTGGCCTGGATTATGAAGTCTGGGGCCTCATTCGCCGTGAGCCGGCAACTTTGCGATGGCTTCAGCCCGTGGTTCACCGCATCGAGTTTGTCTACGGAGACATGCGTGATGCGGAATCCCTTGCCGTCGCCTTCCAAAAGGCCTGGCCCGATGAACTCTACAACCTGGCCGGCCAGGTGTTTGTCCCTACAAGTTGGGAATGTCCAGCCGAAACAATGGACATCAATGCAGGAGGCTTGGCGCGCCTGCTCCAGGTGGTCGAACGCCAGAAGCCCGACACGCGCGTGTATCAGGCTTCAACCTCGGAGATGTTTGGAAACGCTGACGGTTCGCGCAGCGAGCAGACGCCATTACAACCGTTGTCTCCCTACGGAATTTCCAAGATGGCGGCCCACCGTATGGCAGAAGTATACCGGAACCGCGGCCTTTACGTTGCTTCGGGCATTCTATTCAACCACGAGTCTCCGCGTCGCGGCCCGGAAATGGTAACTCGAAAGATCACCCGCGCGGCCGCGCGTTGGGCGATGGGTGATAGGACGAAACTTAGGTTGGGGAATCTGCATTCCAGGCGCGACTGGGGCTTTGCGGGCGACTATGTGAAGGCCATGCACGCCATGTTGCAGAACGGGTCCGCTAAAGACTATGTGGTTGGAACAGGAATTTCGCACAGCGTGGAGGAATTCCTCCGGCAGGTACTCGTGGAACTCCACCGGATGACCGGCGGCTCCGTCCTTCCTTCTATCGAGGACTGGGTAGAAATTGACTCACATCTGTTGCGAACGGGAGAAATCCATGACCTGCGGGCCGACGCCACTCTAGCCTGTAAGGAGCTCGGCTGGAAGCCTACTGTCGACTTTCCCCGACTGGTCAGAATGATGCTGGAAGCCGACCTCTCTTCCGCCAGCGAAGCCATCGGGTCACCCAGCGAGGCATAA
- a CDS encoding sigma-54 dependent transcriptional regulator: MPRHDKILVVDDDASEREGLAELLRVWGYEAEIAADGQQALDQAGAFNPSVIISDLRMPGMSGMDLLRQMRESRPEVSFIMLTAQGTIEEAVEATKLGAFNFLEKPVDPKRLQVELRNCLARRESELQLEIAHRRLREAGILGQLVGRSKKMQEVMSIIAAVAPSRASVLITGESGTGKELAARTLHELSPRKGKPFVAVNCAAIPESLMESEIFGHEKGAFTGAVERRMGCFELADGGTLLLDEIGEMPAQTQAKLLRVLEDSKLRRLGSKSETSVDVRVLAATNKVPEEAVSKGELRNDLYFRLNVVQITMPPLREHLGDLEPLTQALIEDLNRKHHTSVKAVDGNLLEAFRHHSWPGNIRELRNTLERMVVLSQGDILLTTDLPADFGKASTAAMGDDLHLRPGMTVGEAERRLIFETLTFTSNNKTRAAEMLGISLKTLHNKLKEYEAEPQS; the protein is encoded by the coding sequence GTGCCGCGACATGACAAGATCCTCGTGGTTGACGATGACGCCAGCGAGAGAGAAGGTCTGGCGGAGCTGTTAAGGGTGTGGGGCTACGAGGCTGAAATCGCTGCCGATGGTCAGCAAGCCCTTGACCAGGCGGGAGCGTTTAATCCCAGCGTTATTATTTCGGACCTTCGCATGCCCGGAATGAGCGGCATGGATCTCCTGCGCCAGATGCGCGAATCGCGTCCTGAAGTATCTTTCATTATGTTGACGGCCCAGGGCACTATCGAGGAAGCCGTGGAGGCCACCAAGCTAGGGGCCTTTAACTTCCTTGAAAAACCCGTTGATCCGAAGCGCCTGCAGGTTGAACTCCGCAATTGCCTGGCGCGCCGCGAAAGCGAGTTGCAGCTCGAAATCGCGCATCGGCGGCTGCGTGAAGCGGGCATTTTGGGGCAGTTGGTGGGGCGGTCGAAGAAGATGCAGGAGGTCATGTCGATTATCGCCGCCGTGGCGCCCTCGCGGGCCAGTGTTTTGATAACGGGTGAAAGCGGGACCGGGAAGGAATTGGCAGCTCGCACCCTCCATGAGCTGAGCCCGCGGAAAGGCAAGCCGTTTGTGGCCGTTAACTGTGCCGCGATTCCCGAAAGCCTCATGGAGAGCGAAATCTTCGGCCACGAGAAGGGTGCTTTTACGGGAGCTGTGGAGAGGCGGATGGGTTGTTTTGAACTTGCCGACGGCGGCACGCTTCTGCTGGACGAAATTGGCGAGATGCCGGCGCAGACACAGGCCAAGCTTTTGCGTGTCCTCGAAGACTCCAAGCTCCGGCGTCTGGGCAGCAAAAGCGAGACCTCTGTTGATGTTCGGGTGCTTGCCGCAACCAACAAGGTCCCCGAAGAGGCCGTTTCGAAGGGAGAACTTAGAAACGACCTTTACTTTCGCCTCAACGTGGTCCAGATTACCATGCCTCCGCTTCGCGAGCATCTGGGCGATCTGGAACCTCTGACCCAGGCGCTCATCGAAGACCTGAATCGCAAGCACCATACTTCGGTGAAAGCCGTGGATGGCAACTTACTGGAAGCATTCCGCCACCATTCGTGGCCCGGCAACATTCGTGAACTCCGTAACACGCTGGAACGCATGGTCGTTCTAAGCCAGGGAGACATCCTGCTCACCACTGATCTCCCTGCTGATTTTGGAAAGGCTTCAACGGCTGCAATGGGGGACGATCTTCATCTTCGCCCAGGGATGACAGTTGGGGAGGCGGAGCGCCGGCTGATCTTCGAAACGCTGACCTTTACCAGTAACAACAAAACCCGTGCTGCTGAAATGTTGGGCATCAGTTTGAAGACTCTTCACAACAAGTTGAAGGAATATGAGGCTGAGCCTCAAAGCTAA
- a CDS encoding sigma-54 dependent transcriptional regulator: MEIHLLIASQDKSLIDTCFSVSKLMGLEATVAGAPFEALNTVKAGGIDIILADARMPGLVVAELIKVARGASPGPEVIVLATDGDAALARHAVDQGAQECLIGPFAGNDLERLLSRLIQQREMAAENRLLREQLQTRQGLGALIGASARMQRVYEMILKVAAKRHPVLVLGESGTGKELVARAIHFYGPWRELPFVPVDCGALSSTLVESELFGHVRGAFTGASQNRAGLLVAGGRGTIFLDEIAELPVELQSKLLRAIQEREVRPVGSNQRVPIEARIIAGTNQHLEGAITRGTFRKDLFFRLNIVSIKLPPLRDRKGDIPLLVHHFIDRYAGSSGDIRDISCDAMSRLMNYDWPGNIRELENCIQRAAALGSSPEIQVRDLPSTLLCAMRNESGKQRFSTLRELEKDAIRRALEITGGDRLRAAKLLGIGKTTVYRKIKEYNLEGTVGPQ; the protein is encoded by the coding sequence ATGGAAATCCATCTCCTGATCGCTTCACAGGACAAGTCGCTTATAGACACGTGCTTCAGCGTCTCGAAACTGATGGGGCTTGAAGCCACCGTGGCTGGAGCGCCTTTTGAAGCTCTCAACACCGTCAAGGCCGGTGGAATTGACATCATTCTGGCCGACGCTCGGATGCCGGGCCTCGTTGTAGCTGAACTGATCAAAGTCGCCCGTGGGGCATCGCCCGGACCAGAGGTTATCGTCCTTGCAACGGACGGCGATGCCGCCCTTGCCCGCCACGCCGTAGATCAAGGCGCTCAGGAATGCCTGATCGGTCCGTTCGCAGGAAACGATCTCGAACGCCTGCTGAGCCGGTTGATCCAGCAAAGAGAGATGGCCGCTGAAAACCGCTTGCTTCGCGAGCAGCTCCAGACACGACAAGGGCTGGGAGCTTTGATTGGCGCGTCCGCCAGGATGCAGAGGGTCTATGAGATGATCCTCAAAGTGGCTGCCAAACGGCACCCCGTGCTGGTGCTTGGAGAAAGCGGGACTGGCAAGGAACTTGTGGCGCGGGCGATCCATTTTTATGGCCCCTGGCGTGAGCTTCCATTCGTTCCCGTGGATTGCGGCGCACTATCTTCAACACTGGTCGAAAGCGAACTGTTCGGACACGTACGTGGCGCATTCACAGGGGCCAGCCAGAACCGTGCGGGGCTGCTGGTGGCGGGCGGAAGAGGTACCATCTTTCTGGATGAAATTGCGGAACTTCCGGTGGAACTGCAATCGAAACTGCTGAGGGCCATACAGGAACGCGAGGTGAGGCCTGTTGGCAGCAACCAGCGCGTGCCGATCGAGGCCCGCATCATCGCGGGAACCAATCAGCACCTGGAAGGCGCTATCACCCGCGGCACTTTCCGCAAGGACCTGTTCTTCCGGCTCAATATTGTTTCCATTAAGTTGCCGCCGCTGAGGGACCGCAAGGGGGATATTCCGCTGCTGGTGCACCATTTTATCGACCGTTACGCTGGAAGTTCGGGCGACATCCGCGACATCTCTTGCGACGCGATGAGCAGGCTGATGAATTATGACTGGCCTGGCAATATCCGTGAACTGGAGAATTGCATTCAGCGCGCGGCGGCACTCGGATCATCCCCTGAAATTCAGGTGAGAGACCTGCCTTCGACTCTTCTGTGCGCGATGCGTAACGAAAGCGGTAAGCAGCGGTTTTCCACACTGCGGGAGCTGGAAAAGGATGCGATTCGGAGGGCCCTGGAAATCACGGGCGGTGACCGCCTTCGCGCCGCCAAACTGCTCGGAATCGGCAAGACCACGGTGTACCGGAAAATCAAGGAGTACAACCTGGAAGGTACAGTGGGTCCCCAATAG
- a CDS encoding M48 family metallopeptidase encodes MPKVEAPTAPKGYKLSPQKKAEALAYSHIQYELYFSGVVLLLLIYFLLWRARLGVLFRNLARRTSSRYFVQCLVFAPLFFLTVRLLLLPFDYYADFVIEHRFGLMTQGFGSWMADWGKGLILFLVAGTLMVAIFYWIVRQSPRRWWFYFWAVTVPITLFVIFIGPFVVEPLFYRFTPLDATRPALVTHIEMMLHRAHLKIPRRRILEMNASTKTNTLNAYVSGLGASKRVVVWDTTLKKMADDETLLVLGHETGHYVLHHIMKEFVLIELVVLLFLALGFFTVKKLIKHYGGRTGIEGEDDLASLPVMLLVLTLLTFFSSPLVNAISRHYEHQADQFALEVTYGVVPNPNSAEARAFQILGEQDLSDPDPNPFIVFWLYSHPPLDRRIQFALNYKPWAEGKPLQFVSLTGSR; translated from the coding sequence ATGCCCAAAGTCGAGGCACCGACCGCCCCGAAAGGTTACAAACTTTCACCCCAGAAGAAAGCTGAGGCACTTGCATATTCGCACATCCAGTATGAGCTCTACTTTTCGGGCGTCGTCCTTTTGCTCCTCATCTATTTCCTTTTGTGGCGCGCAAGGTTAGGGGTGCTATTTCGCAACCTGGCGCGCCGAACCTCCTCCCGATATTTTGTGCAGTGCCTCGTCTTCGCTCCCTTGTTTTTTCTCACGGTCAGGCTGCTGCTGCTTCCATTTGACTATTATGCGGATTTTGTTATCGAGCACAGATTCGGACTTATGACGCAAGGGTTCGGGTCGTGGATGGCAGACTGGGGCAAGGGCCTGATTCTGTTCCTGGTTGCTGGCACCCTGATGGTCGCCATTTTTTACTGGATTGTGAGGCAGAGCCCGCGGCGCTGGTGGTTTTACTTCTGGGCAGTAACGGTCCCCATTACGCTATTCGTAATCTTCATCGGGCCCTTCGTCGTCGAACCCCTTTTTTACAGGTTTACGCCGCTTGATGCGACCCGGCCCGCACTGGTCACACACATCGAGATGATGCTCCACCGCGCCCACCTCAAGATTCCTCGACGACGCATTCTGGAGATGAATGCCAGCACGAAAACCAATACGCTCAACGCGTACGTTTCAGGCCTGGGAGCGAGCAAGAGAGTGGTGGTGTGGGATACCACGTTAAAAAAAATGGCCGATGATGAGACCCTGCTGGTGCTCGGGCATGAAACCGGACACTATGTCTTGCACCACATCATGAAGGAATTTGTTCTGATTGAGCTGGTCGTGCTACTCTTTCTCGCGCTGGGGTTTTTTACCGTCAAAAAGTTGATCAAACACTACGGTGGCCGAACCGGCATCGAAGGCGAAGACGATCTGGCATCTCTGCCCGTAATGCTGCTGGTGCTCACGCTCCTGACGTTCTTCTCCTCACCCCTGGTGAACGCCATTTCGCGGCACTACGAACACCAGGCCGACCAGTTTGCGCTGGAAGTGACGTATGGCGTAGTGCCGAACCCCAATTCCGCTGAAGCTCGAGCTTTCCAAATCCTGGGTGAGCAGGATCTTTCCGACCCTGACCCTAATCCGTTCATCGTGTTCTGGCTTTACAGTCACCCGCCGCTCGATCGGCGGATCCAGTTTGCCTTGAACTACAAACCATGGGCGGAAGGCAAGCCCCTCCAGTTCGTTTCGCTGACCGGATCTCGTTAA
- a CDS encoding ATP-binding protein has product MRLSLKAKLTALIGLLVLVVVLAISALYLFIITHEALVAVGRRGSFVADEVYHQTQTVLSQSYLPAGVDPSDTPAVLQFVGTRLAEDPNLSSTIESAVGNSPTIYYVAITDQKGIILAHNDPAQVGKQFTPAPSFDQLLNSGILQQLHVIYGPQQIYEVVHSSMLGDRPLDVRVGVSTLFVASELTPELHRALLLAIVALILATLSASLLSYGVLRPLKTISRSVERMARGENPEPLMVDRKDEWGILSSKLNLLGEQIRGEKTAFTQLKENLDQLFSNLADGLMLFDRQDQLVLATPAVERFLGEDPKLLLHRTAAEIFWSDHPMDRVLREAFVARVPVTWESPNEGDGDDNEGPRILASVQFAETGGESVGALVTVRDAGTRAQLEDQIAVASRLAALGRITSGVAHEVKNPLNAMVLQLEILKAKLAENSTAVKPQLDTLSSEIWRLDRVVKTFLDFTRPVELRLTDTDLEQMLQEVFTLAEPQARQNHVRLKIEKDGPVPRLKVDRDLFKQALLNLVLNGCQAMPSGGTLKIRSRKADRRVELEIEDQGVGIPPDVQPKIFSLFFTTKPGGSGVGLAMAYRIIQLHNGSIDFSSEPEQGTTFRIVLPA; this is encoded by the coding sequence ATGAGGCTGAGCCTCAAAGCTAAGCTGACGGCACTGATCGGGCTGCTGGTGCTGGTCGTGGTGCTGGCCATCTCGGCCCTTTACCTTTTTATCATCACTCATGAGGCCCTCGTCGCTGTGGGGAGAAGAGGGTCGTTTGTGGCCGATGAAGTTTACCATCAGACCCAGACCGTGCTGTCCCAGAGTTATCTCCCGGCCGGGGTCGATCCCTCAGATACTCCGGCGGTGCTCCAGTTCGTCGGGACCCGGCTGGCAGAAGACCCCAACCTCAGTTCCACCATTGAATCCGCGGTGGGCAACTCACCGACCATCTATTACGTAGCGATAACAGATCAAAAGGGGATTATTCTTGCCCATAACGACCCTGCTCAAGTGGGAAAGCAGTTCACTCCGGCGCCATCGTTTGACCAACTCCTGAACTCGGGCATACTGCAGCAGCTCCATGTCATCTACGGACCACAGCAAATCTATGAGGTTGTCCACTCCAGCATGCTGGGCGACCGTCCGCTGGATGTTCGCGTAGGCGTCTCAACGCTGTTTGTCGCCAGCGAACTGACGCCTGAATTGCACCGGGCGTTGCTGCTTGCCATTGTGGCGCTCATCCTGGCGACTCTGTCCGCCAGCCTGCTCTCTTATGGGGTACTGCGTCCCCTCAAAACCATCTCCCGCAGCGTTGAGCGGATGGCGCGAGGAGAAAATCCCGAACCGCTGATGGTGGACCGTAAGGATGAATGGGGCATCCTTTCCTCCAAGCTGAATCTGCTGGGCGAGCAGATTCGAGGGGAGAAAACAGCATTTACTCAGCTTAAGGAAAATCTTGACCAGCTTTTTTCCAACCTCGCGGACGGCCTGATGCTTTTTGACAGGCAGGACCAGTTGGTGCTTGCCACGCCTGCCGTGGAGCGGTTCCTGGGCGAAGACCCCAAACTGTTGCTGCACCGAACGGCGGCGGAAATTTTCTGGAGCGATCATCCCATGGATCGCGTGCTCCGCGAGGCGTTTGTGGCGCGGGTGCCTGTTACCTGGGAGTCACCGAATGAAGGTGATGGCGATGACAATGAAGGCCCCCGCATCTTGGCCAGCGTGCAGTTTGCTGAGACGGGAGGGGAATCTGTCGGCGCACTGGTAACGGTGCGGGACGCCGGCACACGCGCCCAACTGGAGGACCAGATCGCCGTGGCATCGAGGCTTGCGGCGCTCGGCCGCATTACCTCCGGAGTTGCGCATGAGGTGAAGAACCCGCTGAACGCAATGGTCCTGCAGTTGGAAATTCTGAAGGCGAAACTTGCCGAAAACAGTACTGCCGTTAAGCCCCAGCTTGACACGCTTTCCTCAGAGATCTGGCGGCTCGACCGTGTGGTGAAGACGTTCCTCGATTTTACGCGGCCTGTGGAGTTGCGGCTGACCGATACCGATCTGGAGCAGATGCTCCAGGAAGTCTTCACTCTCGCTGAGCCCCAGGCGCGGCAGAACCATGTGCGGCTGAAGATCGAGAAGGATGGTCCCGTCCCCAGGTTGAAGGTCGATCGCGATCTGTTTAAGCAGGCCCTTCTGAACCTGGTGCTGAACGGCTGCCAGGCAATGCCATCCGGAGGAACGCTGAAAATCAGGTCAAGGAAAGCGGACCGCCGGGTGGAACTTGAAATCGAAGACCAGGGCGTGGGCATTCCCCCCGATGTGCAGCCCAAGATCTTCTCGCTATTTTTTACAACCAAACCGGGCGGCTCAGGTGTGGGTCTGGCGATGGCCTACCGGATTATTCAATTGCATAACGGTTCCATCGACTTTTCAAGCGAACCGGAACAAGGGACAACGTTTCGAATTGTCTTGCCTGCTTAG